Proteins encoded within one genomic window of Salipaludibacillus agaradhaerens:
- the ppaX gene encoding pyrophosphatase PpaX, which translates to MVQRKSINTVLFDLDGTLINTIDLIIASFLHTMDTYYPGQYTRDDVISFIGPPLSETFSKLDHSKLDEMTTTYRTFNHAQHDALVKKYEGVSETLVALRNEGYKMAIVTTKRRDTAIRGLELMELDQFFDVIISLDEVEKYKPDPEPLLKALRALKATPDQAIMVGDSEHDILGGKNTGTKTAGVAWSVKGSDHLASFEPDIMLNNMTDLLTYLEVTSSK; encoded by the coding sequence ATGGTACAACGCAAAAGCATAAATACAGTCTTATTTGATCTCGACGGTACATTAATCAATACCATTGATTTAATAATTGCTTCGTTTCTTCACACGATGGATACTTATTACCCGGGGCAATACACACGAGATGATGTAATTTCGTTTATTGGTCCTCCCCTTTCTGAAACCTTTTCTAAACTTGATCATAGTAAATTAGATGAGATGACGACCACCTATCGCACGTTCAACCATGCACAACATGATGCGCTTGTAAAAAAATATGAAGGTGTTTCAGAAACACTAGTCGCATTAAGAAATGAAGGCTATAAGATGGCGATTGTGACCACGAAGCGACGAGATACGGCGATACGTGGTTTAGAGCTCATGGAATTAGATCAATTCTTCGACGTTATTATTTCATTGGATGAAGTAGAGAAATATAAACCGGATCCAGAGCCATTATTAAAAGCGTTAAGAGCCCTTAAAGCAACACCAGATCAAGCCATAATGGTAGGGGATAGCGAGCATGATATTCTCGGTGGCAAAAATACTGGAACAAAAACTGCAGGTGTCGCTTGGAGTGTTAAAGGAAGCGACCATTTAGCATCTTTTGAGCCGGATATTATGCTCAACAACATGACGGATTTACTGACATATTTAGAAGTAACGTCGTCTAAATAA
- a CDS encoding nucleoside recognition domain-containing protein, whose product MKTLKNGLKSGLLTTWKLGKIIFPVTLIVTILGHTVVMDWLTKLLSPFMGWIGLTGEAAIPIVLGNVLNLYAGIGAMLTMDLTVKQVFILAVMLSFSHNLFIESAVAKQVGLKVSIVLLVRLGLAFISAWLIHLFWQGGEEKATYGFIPASGSETIEGYGYIILHGIESALFGIGQLAIIVIPIMLFIQIMKDLQWLPVFSKWMSPFTKLLGVKPNTATTLASGLVFGLAYGAGVMIQAVKEDGVSKKDLYLVFIFLVACHAVIEDTLIFAPLGIPLWPLLAVRLIVATLLTVTVAFVWNRLEKKKLKHEEQSAISYSHRSS is encoded by the coding sequence ATGAAAACATTAAAAAATGGTTTGAAGAGCGGTCTTCTGACGACATGGAAACTTGGGAAAATTATCTTTCCTGTCACATTGATTGTCACCATACTTGGCCATACAGTGGTGATGGATTGGTTAACAAAACTACTATCTCCTTTTATGGGATGGATCGGTTTAACTGGTGAAGCCGCTATTCCAATTGTTTTAGGGAATGTGCTCAATTTGTATGCAGGTATAGGCGCCATGTTGACAATGGATTTAACGGTGAAACAAGTTTTCATTCTAGCTGTGATGCTTTCATTTTCCCATAATCTCTTCATTGAATCAGCTGTGGCCAAACAAGTGGGTTTAAAAGTATCGATTGTATTATTAGTTCGTCTTGGACTTGCTTTTATATCTGCGTGGCTTATTCACTTGTTTTGGCAAGGCGGTGAAGAGAAAGCGACGTACGGTTTTATACCAGCCAGTGGATCAGAAACGATTGAAGGGTACGGTTATATTATCCTACATGGAATAGAGAGTGCTCTATTCGGAATTGGTCAACTTGCCATAATTGTGATTCCTATTATGCTTTTTATTCAAATAATGAAAGATTTACAGTGGCTGCCTGTTTTTTCAAAATGGATGAGTCCATTTACAAAGCTGCTTGGTGTCAAACCTAATACAGCGACAACGTTGGCGTCTGGATTAGTGTTTGGATTAGCGTACGGTGCAGGGGTTATGATTCAGGCGGTTAAAGAGGACGGGGTAAGTAAAAAGGATCTCTATCTCGTGTTTATTTTTTTAGTAGCATGTCATGCTGTTATTGAGGATACTCTTATTTTTGCACCATTAGGTATCCCGCTTTGGCCGTTACTTGCCGTTCGCCTTATCGTAGCTACTTTGTTGACAGTGACGGTTGCTTTTGTGTGGAACAGACTCGAAAAAAAGAAGTTAAAACACGAAGAGCAATCAGCTATCTCTTATTCTCATCGTTCGTCATAA
- the hisF gene encoding imidazole glycerol phosphate synthase subunit HisF, giving the protein MLTKRIIPCLDVKEGRVVKGVKFVNLRDAGDPVELAAFYDEQGADELVFLDISASHEGRETMVDVVEEVAGTLAIPFTVGGGINTLEDMKRILRAGADKVSLNTAAVTRPELIREGADFFGSQCIVVAIDAKWDDRLSSWIVYTHGGRRKTERDVITWAQEAVSKGAGELLVTSMDEDGEKQGFDETLTEKVSEAVSVPVIASGGAGNQQHFYDVFTNGKADAALAASIFHYRETSVAEVKKFLREKGLEIR; this is encoded by the coding sequence ATGCTTACGAAACGAATCATCCCATGTCTTGATGTGAAAGAGGGAAGGGTCGTAAAAGGCGTCAAGTTTGTCAACTTACGTGACGCTGGAGACCCTGTTGAATTAGCTGCCTTTTATGATGAGCAAGGGGCGGATGAATTAGTATTTCTTGACATTTCAGCATCACATGAAGGCCGGGAAACAATGGTGGATGTAGTTGAAGAGGTGGCAGGAACACTTGCTATTCCATTTACCGTCGGTGGCGGCATTAATACGCTGGAAGATATGAAACGTATTTTAAGAGCAGGAGCGGATAAAGTATCGTTAAACACAGCAGCGGTGACAAGGCCGGAGCTTATTCGTGAAGGCGCAGATTTTTTCGGTTCACAATGCATTGTTGTGGCGATCGATGCGAAATGGGATGATAGACTATCGTCTTGGATTGTCTATACGCACGGTGGACGAAGAAAGACTGAGCGCGACGTTATCACTTGGGCACAAGAAGCTGTCTCTAAAGGTGCAGGAGAACTTTTAGTCACCAGTATGGATGAAGATGGGGAAAAGCAAGGGTTTGATGAGACACTAACGGAAAAAGTAAGTGAGGCAGTATCTGTTCCGGTTATCGCCTCTGGTGGTGCCGGTAACCAACAACATTTTTACGATGTATTTACGAACGGCAAAGCAGATGCAGCTTTAGCAGCCTCTATTTTTCATTACCGAGAGACGTCAGTAGCTGAAGTGAAAAAGTTCTTAAGAGAAAAGGGGCTGGAAATTCGATGA
- a CDS encoding acyltransferase, producing the protein MGRKTERYPVSEANSLWQVYKTVPFFKVVKNFIVIQVARYTPFLGVKNWLYRTFLRMEVGDKAAVALMVMMDVMFPEKITIGKNSVIGYNTTILAHEYLIKEYRLGRVTIGNNVMIGANTTILPGVTIGDGAIVSAGTLVHKDVPPGYFVGGNPMQLIKETEGSHE; encoded by the coding sequence ATGGGCAGAAAAACAGAGCGTTACCCTGTCAGTGAGGCGAACTCATTGTGGCAAGTTTATAAAACAGTGCCTTTTTTTAAAGTAGTAAAGAATTTTATTGTCATACAAGTGGCACGATATACACCTTTTCTTGGAGTTAAGAACTGGTTATATCGAACTTTTTTACGTATGGAAGTAGGGGACAAAGCAGCTGTCGCGTTAATGGTGATGATGGATGTAATGTTTCCTGAAAAAATTACGATAGGTAAAAACTCGGTCATTGGGTACAACACGACCATTTTGGCCCATGAATATTTAATTAAAGAATATCGGCTTGGACGTGTCACGATTGGAAATAATGTCATGATCGGAGCAAATACAACTATTCTCCCGGGGGTCACGATTGGAGATGGTGCAATCGTATCAGCAGGGACTCTTGTTCATAAAGATGTTCCACCGGGATACTTTGTTGGTGGTAATCCTATGCAACTTATAAAAGAAACAGAAGGCAGCCATGAATAA
- the hisD gene encoding histidinol dehydrogenase has product MKIIPLKETVSLKRAINQGTDKQRQTVAAILEDVKKKGDEALQKYTFMFDKVEITDTLVSPEEISEAYDAVSQDTLTIIREAINNIRDFHARQVQQSWMTTKEDGTILGQKVTSLDAVGVYVPGGRAAYPSSIIMNVVPAQVAGVKRIVMTSPPQKNNTLDNIVLVTAHELGVKEIHKVGGAQAIGALAYGTDSIQPVDKIVGPGNIYVALAKQLVFGVVAIDMIAGPSEIAVLADRTANSAYIAADLLSQAEHDPMATAILVTTDHSLAEKVAQEVSEQLATLPKKAIAEEAIQHYGAIYLAETMEQAVEAVNELAAEHLEIQTEDPWAILPSIRHAGAIFLGEHSSEPVGDYFAGPNHVLPTNGTARFSSPLTVEDFTKKSSIISYSKQAIQSQAAKIATFARLEHLEAHARAVEKRLED; this is encoded by the coding sequence GTGAAGATAATACCTCTTAAAGAGACAGTTTCACTTAAACGCGCCATTAATCAAGGAACTGATAAACAACGTCAAACGGTGGCTGCTATTCTCGAAGATGTAAAGAAAAAGGGGGATGAAGCCCTTCAAAAGTATACATTCATGTTTGATAAAGTAGAAATAACGGATACCCTCGTATCACCTGAAGAAATCTCCGAGGCGTATGACGCTGTTTCTCAAGATACGTTAACCATTATACGAGAAGCCATTAACAATATCCGAGATTTTCATGCTCGCCAAGTTCAACAATCGTGGATGACCACGAAAGAGGATGGCACTATACTGGGTCAGAAAGTGACGTCTCTAGATGCTGTTGGTGTGTACGTGCCTGGAGGTAGAGCCGCCTACCCGTCTTCGATTATTATGAACGTCGTACCAGCTCAAGTTGCAGGAGTCAAGCGTATCGTCATGACATCGCCACCTCAGAAAAATAATACATTAGATAATATCGTGCTCGTGACAGCTCATGAATTAGGCGTAAAAGAAATTCACAAAGTAGGTGGTGCTCAAGCAATTGGGGCGTTAGCTTACGGAACGGATTCTATACAGCCTGTAGATAAAATTGTCGGACCGGGAAATATTTATGTGGCACTTGCTAAACAACTTGTGTTCGGTGTTGTAGCCATTGATATGATTGCCGGTCCTAGTGAGATCGCTGTTTTAGCCGATCGTACGGCTAACTCAGCTTATATAGCGGCAGATTTATTATCACAAGCAGAGCACGATCCAATGGCTACAGCTATTCTTGTTACAACTGACCATTCTTTAGCAGAGAAAGTAGCTCAAGAAGTATCGGAACAGTTAGCCACCCTGCCAAAAAAAGCAATAGCAGAGGAAGCGATACAACATTATGGCGCCATTTATTTAGCTGAAACGATGGAACAAGCTGTTGAAGCAGTCAATGAATTAGCCGCAGAACACTTGGAGATCCAAACGGAAGATCCGTGGGCAATTTTACCAAGTATCCGGCATGCAGGCGCTATCTTTCTCGGGGAGCATAGCTCGGAGCCAGTGGGAGATTACTTTGCTGGACCTAACCACGTTCTTCCCACAAATGGCACTGCACGATTTTCAAGTCCATTAACAGTTGAAGATTTTACGAAAAAATCAAGCATCATTTCCTATAGTAAACAGGCGATTCAGTCACAGGCAGCTAAAATTGCAACCTTTGCTCGACTTGAACATCTGGAAGCTCACGCTCGAGCTGTGGAGAAGAGATTGGAGGATTAA
- the hisG gene encoding ATP phosphoribosyltransferase yields the protein MSKECLTVAMPKGRIFEEAVELLREAGYPLPPEFEDSRKLIIEVPEAKMRFILAKPMDVPTYVEHGAADVGVAGKDVMIEEKRDVYEVLDLKISACYMAVAALPTYNRGCEVAPKIASKYPNLASEYFREQGEQVEIIKLNGSIELAPIIGLADRIVDIVSTGQTLKENGLVEVETMMPITSRFIVNPVSYRTKSNDIDDMVDRLADVIDAKERSL from the coding sequence ATGAGCAAAGAATGTTTAACGGTAGCGATGCCTAAAGGCCGCATATTTGAAGAAGCAGTTGAATTGCTTAGAGAAGCAGGATACCCTTTACCGCCAGAATTCGAGGACTCACGAAAGCTTATCATTGAAGTCCCTGAGGCGAAAATGCGTTTTATTCTGGCGAAACCCATGGATGTCCCAACCTATGTTGAACATGGTGCAGCAGATGTAGGTGTGGCTGGTAAAGATGTAATGATTGAGGAAAAGCGAGATGTTTATGAAGTGCTTGATTTAAAAATTAGTGCTTGTTACATGGCAGTTGCGGCTTTACCTACCTATAATAGGGGTTGCGAAGTTGCTCCTAAAATCGCATCTAAATATCCTAATCTTGCTAGTGAATACTTTCGGGAACAAGGTGAACAAGTGGAGATAATCAAACTTAATGGTTCAATAGAACTGGCCCCGATTATTGGTCTTGCAGATCGGATTGTTGATATTGTGTCCACAGGACAAACCTTGAAAGAAAATGGACTAGTAGAAGTAGAGACAATGATGCCTATTACTTCACGCTTTATTGTCAACCCTGTAAGCTATCGCACGAAGTCAAACGACATTGATGATATGGTAGACAGGTTGGCTGATGTCATTGATGCGAAAGAGAGGAGTCTATAA
- a CDS encoding ATP phosphoribosyltransferase regulatory subunit, with amino-acid sequence MSKLFMFEKPLGMRDTLPELYQLKKQVKEAISKEMGQWGYVPIETPTLEFHETVGSVSAILDQQLFKLLDQQGNTLVLRPDMTAPIARIAASTLKSANRPLRLTYDAPVFRAQQIEGGRPAEFEQVGVELIGDQSSSADAEVISLMMASLHCAGASQSKVAIGHIGFVNAFLMEVLGNEARVNHFRRYLYEKNYVGFRKEVEQLSLSSIDKQRLFKLLRLKGGPDIILEAEEIAESEEALNALKQLKHLFSILNTYELEANLIVDLNLVMHMSYYTGTVFEAYSERLGYPVGSGGRYDHLLNEFDHPEAATGFGLRLDRLTEAIGQSEVSINQDVCLIFSHDRRKEAMKKTKELRLQGYSVVMQELSGIKDVDAYSAQFEDVIYFVGTNGKGGTTS; translated from the coding sequence ATGTCAAAGCTATTTATGTTCGAAAAACCGTTAGGAATGAGAGATACGCTCCCAGAGCTTTATCAACTAAAAAAACAGGTTAAAGAAGCCATCTCTAAAGAAATGGGACAATGGGGGTATGTGCCAATTGAAACACCTACCTTGGAGTTTCACGAAACGGTGGGATCAGTCTCTGCGATTCTTGATCAACAGTTATTTAAGCTGTTAGATCAACAAGGTAATACGCTTGTGCTCCGGCCTGATATGACAGCACCCATTGCAAGAATTGCGGCTTCCACCTTGAAGAGTGCTAATCGGCCATTACGTTTAACGTACGATGCACCAGTATTTCGTGCTCAACAAATCGAAGGGGGAAGACCAGCTGAATTTGAACAAGTTGGTGTTGAGCTTATCGGTGATCAGTCTAGCAGTGCTGATGCTGAGGTGATTTCCCTGATGATGGCGTCCCTTCATTGTGCAGGCGCATCTCAAAGCAAAGTTGCTATTGGTCATATCGGTTTTGTAAATGCCTTTCTAATGGAAGTACTAGGAAATGAAGCGCGTGTGAATCACTTTAGACGTTACCTATACGAAAAAAATTATGTTGGTTTCCGAAAAGAAGTTGAACAATTGTCTCTTTCTTCAATTGATAAGCAACGGCTTTTCAAATTATTACGATTAAAAGGTGGCCCAGATATTATTTTAGAAGCGGAAGAAATTGCTGAATCTGAGGAAGCGCTTAACGCATTGAAACAACTTAAACATTTATTTTCTATACTTAATACCTATGAATTAGAGGCAAATTTAATCGTAGATCTAAATCTTGTGATGCATATGAGTTATTATACTGGAACCGTATTTGAGGCGTATAGTGAACGACTTGGATATCCGGTAGGAAGTGGCGGACGTTATGATCATTTACTTAATGAGTTTGATCACCCTGAAGCAGCTACGGGCTTTGGGCTGAGACTTGATCGTCTAACGGAAGCGATTGGTCAAAGTGAAGTATCTATTAATCAAGATGTTTGCCTAATTTTCAGCCATGATCGCCGAAAGGAAGCGATGAAAAAAACAAAGGAACTACGTCTGCAAGGTTACTCAGTAGTGATGCAAGAGTTAAGCGGTATTAAGGATGTGGATGCGTATTCTGCTCAGTTTGAAGATGTGATCTACTTCGTTGGCACGAATGGAAAAGGGGGGACGACTTCATGA
- a CDS encoding tetratricopeptide repeat protein, translating into MPEIETRAKKGRVIPFIQDGGYFYKKGIEAYQNKQIEKAIMYFERAIRLDPEEPVFMCQLAIVLSEQGNYDRSNEWLHKIKFDVAPDMSECYFFIANNLAHLGEFEEAKENLEEYLKMDEDGEFADDAESLLDMIERQKDPAREFSPEQQKMHGGFHLIALLNRGDFSEAEQEARKLIGEEPDNWNMYVYLAESLIYQNQWEDAENILQNLLLKEEPNFLAQCLMAVLLHLKREPEAATWVKNLVNLRPIDTWDCHYLARALSMTGEYKIAFAWYDKLLGDYSLPKLPHITHQMAILSWHCGDLQTAKHIWEDIRQEDVKKQGLITYLLSEIEKGKKPSHDRRQFLYRS; encoded by the coding sequence ATGCCAGAAATTGAAACAAGGGCAAAAAAAGGGCGCGTGATCCCTTTTATACAAGATGGCGGTTATTTTTATAAAAAAGGAATTGAAGCTTACCAAAATAAGCAAATCGAAAAAGCTATTATGTACTTTGAACGGGCTATCCGCTTAGATCCGGAAGAGCCTGTTTTTATGTGTCAGCTTGCTATTGTGTTATCAGAACAAGGAAATTACGACCGTTCAAATGAATGGCTTCATAAAATTAAGTTTGACGTCGCTCCTGATATGAGTGAATGCTATTTCTTTATCGCTAACAATCTTGCACATTTAGGGGAATTTGAAGAGGCGAAAGAAAACTTAGAAGAATATTTAAAAATGGATGAGGATGGAGAGTTTGCGGACGATGCTGAATCGCTTCTCGACATGATTGAAAGACAAAAAGATCCGGCACGTGAATTTTCACCTGAGCAGCAAAAGATGCATGGCGGGTTCCACCTGATTGCATTATTAAATCGTGGAGATTTCTCAGAAGCTGAGCAGGAGGCACGGAAGCTAATTGGAGAAGAACCTGATAATTGGAATATGTATGTTTATCTTGCTGAATCCTTAATTTACCAGAATCAATGGGAAGATGCAGAGAATATCTTGCAGAATTTATTGTTAAAAGAAGAACCTAATTTTCTTGCTCAGTGTTTGATGGCGGTGCTACTCCATTTGAAGAGAGAACCAGAGGCAGCAACGTGGGTGAAAAACCTTGTGAACTTGCGGCCTATCGATACGTGGGATTGTCATTATTTAGCGAGGGCATTAAGTATGACAGGGGAGTATAAAATTGCTTTTGCATGGTATGATAAATTACTTGGCGACTATTCTCTACCAAAATTACCTCATATCACGCATCAAATGGCGATCCTTTCCTGGCATTGTGGTGATTTACAGACTGCAAAGCACATTTGGGAAGATATCCGTCAAGAAGACGTTAAGAAGCAAGGATTAATAACGTATTTATTGAGCGAGATTGAGAAAGGCAAAAAACCTTCTCATGATAGAAGACAATTCCTTTACCGCTCATAG
- the hisA gene encoding 1-(5-phosphoribosyl)-5-[(5-phosphoribosylamino)methylideneamino]imidazole-4-carboxamide isomerase: MSKFTIYPAIDIRGGKCVRLIQGDYDKETIYGDSPYDMAARFENKGADWIHMVDLDGAKEGHPVNHAEVIKTARELSANIQIGGGIRRQEDIETYLEAGVSRVILGSSAISDPEFVKNMLHVYGGKRIAIGIDARDGYVATHGWLQTSQVKAEELGKVLAGEGAETFIMTDISRDGMLSGPNVAAIASLGQATNKQVIASGGVSDLTDLKELLANKDSGIAGAIIGKALYTNRIHLEVALNEVNR; the protein is encoded by the coding sequence ATGAGTAAGTTTACAATTTATCCAGCTATCGATATACGTGGGGGCAAATGTGTCCGCCTTATACAAGGGGATTATGATAAAGAAACGATCTATGGTGACTCTCCTTATGACATGGCAGCACGTTTTGAAAATAAAGGTGCTGACTGGATCCATATGGTTGATCTAGATGGAGCAAAAGAAGGTCACCCAGTTAATCATGCAGAAGTGATAAAAACAGCACGTGAGCTTTCTGCAAATATTCAAATTGGCGGAGGGATTCGACGCCAAGAAGATATAGAGACCTATCTAGAAGCAGGTGTCTCTCGTGTCATTCTGGGAAGTTCGGCTATTTCTGACCCCGAATTTGTTAAAAACATGCTTCATGTATATGGCGGGAAGCGTATTGCAATCGGGATTGATGCAAGGGATGGCTATGTTGCGACGCATGGTTGGCTACAAACATCTCAAGTAAAAGCAGAAGAGCTTGGGAAAGTATTGGCTGGGGAAGGTGCAGAAACGTTTATTATGACGGATATATCTAGAGACGGCATGCTATCAGGGCCAAATGTTGCGGCGATTGCTAGCTTAGGGCAAGCAACAAACAAGCAGGTCATTGCTTCAGGCGGAGTCAGTGATTTAACCGATTTAAAAGAACTTTTAGCTAACAAGGATAGTGGTATAGCAGGTGCCATTATTGGAAAAGCACTCTACACTAACCGTATTCATCTTGAAGTGGCTTTAAATGAGGTGAATCGTTAA
- the hisB gene encoding imidazoleglycerol-phosphate dehydratase HisB, which translates to MEKRQVSKRRKTNETTIELTYSIDGNGTADLMTDIPFMTHMLDLFTKHGLFDLSLTANGDVDIDDHHTTEDIGIVLGEALKEALADKKGIRRYGNAFVPMDDALAQVVIDLSNRPHFELRGELPKAKVGTFDTELVEEFLWKLALEARMNLHVIIHYGTNTHHIIEAIFKALGRALDEATQLDPRVKGIPSTKGSLS; encoded by the coding sequence ATGGAAAAGCGACAAGTAAGTAAAAGGCGAAAAACAAACGAAACAACGATTGAGCTAACATATTCAATTGATGGGAACGGAACAGCTGATTTAATGACAGATATCCCTTTTATGACTCATATGCTCGATTTATTTACAAAGCATGGGTTATTTGATCTCAGCTTAACAGCAAACGGGGATGTGGACATTGATGACCATCATACAACAGAAGATATAGGAATCGTGCTAGGAGAAGCATTGAAAGAAGCATTAGCTGATAAAAAAGGGATTCGTCGCTATGGCAATGCTTTTGTTCCAATGGATGATGCTTTAGCCCAAGTAGTGATTGACTTGAGCAATCGTCCCCACTTTGAATTGCGTGGTGAATTGCCTAAAGCAAAAGTGGGTACGTTCGACACTGAGTTAGTCGAAGAGTTTTTATGGAAACTAGCTTTAGAAGCCCGTATGAATCTCCACGTAATCATTCACTACGGGACGAATACTCATCACATTATTGAAGCCATTTTTAAAGCACTCGGTCGTGCTTTAGATGAAGCAACACAATTAGACCCTCGAGTAAAAGGGATTCCTTCAACAAAAGGAAGTTTATCATGA
- the hisIE gene encoding bifunctional phosphoribosyl-AMP cyclohydrolase/phosphoribosyl-ATP diphosphatase HisIE — protein sequence MNIDHLTFDESGLIPAIVQDNQTKQVLTLAYMSKTSLMKTVETGETWFYSRSRQELWHKGATSGNTQTVNKIYYDCDQDALVVLVTPKGPACHKGDVSCFSEQLWSLDDGHGGESSKRFAIIEELERVIAEREVTRPEGAYTTYLFDEGVDKILKKVGEEAAEVIIAAKNRDKEELTWESADFLYHWLVLLQEQKLSLDDVLQRLEDRHGGNKK from the coding sequence ATGAACATTGATCACCTTACGTTTGACGAGAGTGGATTAATTCCTGCTATTGTCCAAGATAATCAAACAAAGCAAGTACTCACTTTGGCTTATATGTCAAAAACATCACTAATGAAAACAGTTGAAACAGGTGAAACGTGGTTTTACAGCCGATCACGTCAAGAATTATGGCATAAAGGTGCCACGTCTGGTAATACACAAACTGTGAATAAAATTTACTATGATTGTGATCAAGACGCTCTTGTTGTTTTAGTAACACCTAAAGGGCCAGCCTGCCATAAAGGAGATGTGAGCTGCTTCTCTGAGCAGCTTTGGTCATTGGACGATGGACATGGGGGCGAGTCCTCTAAAAGGTTCGCCATTATTGAGGAGCTTGAACGGGTTATTGCTGAGAGAGAAGTAACTCGGCCAGAAGGTGCATACACAACATATCTATTCGATGAAGGTGTGGATAAAATTTTAAAAAAAGTTGGAGAAGAAGCGGCTGAAGTCATTATAGCGGCCAAAAATCGTGATAAAGAAGAGCTCACTTGGGAGAGTGCTGATTTCCTTTACCATTGGCTTGTTCTTCTTCAAGAACAAAAGCTTTCCCTTGATGATGTTTTACAGAGGTTAGAAGACCGTCATGGGGGGAACAAAAAGTGA
- the hisH gene encoding imidazole glycerol phosphate synthase subunit HisH, translated as MIGIIDYGMGNLHSVTKALERLGHRCFLSEKPHDLEKATQLILPGVGSFKDGMIELEKRQLDVFIKDWAGKGNPLLGICLGMQLLFEKSEENGLSNGLNLLPGHVTRFKEGAYKIPHMGWNRLTFNDPTHPILHDVPEGHVYFVHSYFVNAKERDVLVATANYGGEQVPAVVAKKSVWGTQFHPEKSSEVGMRMLRNYVNQKGVATYE; from the coding sequence ATGATCGGCATTATTGACTATGGTATGGGGAACTTACACAGTGTCACAAAAGCGCTTGAAAGACTGGGGCATAGGTGCTTTCTTTCTGAAAAGCCTCACGATCTGGAAAAGGCTACACAGCTCATATTACCAGGAGTAGGCTCCTTTAAAGATGGCATGATTGAACTTGAAAAGAGGCAGCTTGATGTGTTTATTAAAGACTGGGCAGGGAAAGGCAATCCCTTGCTCGGTATTTGTTTAGGCATGCAGTTATTATTTGAAAAAAGTGAGGAAAATGGTCTTTCAAATGGCTTGAACTTACTTCCTGGACACGTGACACGTTTTAAAGAAGGTGCTTATAAAATCCCTCATATGGGGTGGAATCGATTAACATTTAATGATCCTACCCATCCAATCCTTCATGATGTCCCAGAAGGACACGTCTATTTCGTCCATTCTTATTTCGTTAATGCAAAAGAACGTGATGTTCTCGTGGCTACAGCTAATTATGGTGGGGAGCAAGTACCAGCAGTCGTGGCGAAGAAATCGGTTTGGGGGACGCAATTTCATCCGGAAAAAAGCAGTGAGGTCGGGATGCGCATGCTGAGAAACTATGTGAATCAAAAAGGGGTGGCAACCTATGAGTAA